Below is a genomic region from Eupeodes corollae chromosome 1, idEupCoro1.1, whole genome shotgun sequence.
TAGAGTTGAGTGCGatgaaaagatggaacgacgagctgtacagcgacgtagacatagttagaagggtaaaagttctTGCTTCCAAGTCTATAGGATACCGCattagaggaagactgcggatcaggtAGTGGACACAAGTGGAAAATtatctcacccaacttggagtgcgaaattagagatatctagctagggaccgagctggatgggaaagtttgttggatgatccctagttcacacaggactgtagcgccacctttagtaagaAAGTAAGGGCCAAATAGTAATCTATGAttgaccatttttattttgacaccacacattaaaaaatttattttttaatcgattttaaatctcaaaaaaaattgtcaatgatgaaaaccaatgatagctataactggctccTTAACGTAAGAAGTCTTTGAAAACACTCTGATAATAGTGAGATTCTGTTATTTGTACATAGAACTGGCCTTTTGttgaataacattttaaaagcaataaaaaccatGGCGGCCATAATAAATCTGAGTTTTCATGCGAATTCAAATGGCTAATTGATAGAAGTCTATCATAGCACTTAAAGAGATAATCTTGAAATTTAGCAATTaacgaaataaaattgtttcacCGTGATGTAAGGTCTGACTTATGTAGAGACcttgaattgatttttattacacGACACCACAATATTAAATGATTAAatgtacaaacatacatatgaaAAATACCTAaagtacatactcgtatatcaaTCAAGGCCTATTATAGAATTCAGtccataattaaaaaataaggcaAAAACGAATTAGCATGACAtaattcttttgtatttaaatagcCTATTCGATGGAATGTGATTCaaattaaatgacaaaataaaaattaaaaaacaacaagaaaaattgaAGCTTGCGTCTTTCATAGTTTTGTTTGCTCAGCAAGCAACTTACTATTTTCagtcatataaatattttatatctataaaataaccaGAGTAATGACGAAGCTTATAATCAAATTCCAAATTAAACTTCAGATGAGATAAACAAACATGATGATGGGATGAGTGTGTTGTGTATGTATTAAACAAAGAATtatgacttaaaataaatataatatctaattcaatattATGATTGTGGGTTCAAAGCTTGACACCTCATCATGTTCTAAAACCATTCACTATCATCATGTTTGCGTGTTCTTATTTTTGATTGGAATTTTATTGTCATTCTTTGATTTCCCCAAAATACGTTCAAGCTGGCACAAGAGTGTATAACTAATCACTAATCACACTATTGATTGGCtatattttgtttccaaagATTTTAACATTGTTAAGTTGGTTggccattttatttaaataacgcaAAGCTTGCGGACGAACGGACGGATGGGTTTACGGGACACGAACGACGAACGGACAGACGCATTTTGACTATGAGGTCATTGGTTAGGTCAGTGTGGATGGTTGCACATCTGCAATATCATGTCCGTAATTTATACGGTTGTGgcaaaatatgtacatagttaGGGAACATGGATTGGAATAGGGAATTCAGCTGAATTGGCTGGTTATTGTTGAGTTTGTGGTTAATTCAATGAGTGATGATAATCATATAGATAGACACATCAacataaatgtacataatatCTACGTATGTACGACGAAGTATTAAatgaatatattgttttcaagtgGCAACCTTAGGGAAATGTTTACATATATGCATCCATATGTGCAGTACATAATTATATCTATAAACATACATAACATCAATTGTATGTACATTAATGGAttgtacgtacatatatataaataaccATATATTGATGTACAATGTAGGTTTTTGGTGTAGTCTTTCATTCGTggctttttgttataattttaactCTATAGGTCATGTTTAATGTCAGCTCTGATGACAGAATAGGAccgaaattcaaattaatttgaaaagcaATAAATTATACTTGAATGAAATCAGTGTCAAAGTTTATCAATATATTggcaatgtttttttcttcaacaatatgtacaatatttgttttattattgaatgtggcaatgtattttttaaaatatataaagaagcCTATTATTCATTTTTACTATGGTCCCTGGggcgtatacttgtttttttttttgttctgtgaaATTCAGAGAAAATACCAAgattttcagaattttcaggAAATCCCTATATAGCCCTCCCACAGTTGTATCACTTGTGTATCctatataatttaatatctttacgatttttaataaattaaactttatttacttTGTCCGATGTTTATTTAGAAGCCCTCAAtacacgtgttttttttttttttttttttgagttttggtTGACATCTTCGCTTGTTTAAAGCATTTGTGTTATTATGAgagaaagttgaaaataaattaaatactcgtataaatcaataatttagtatcccttttattaatttgatgttcaaatggtaaacatgtgcatttaagaggatacaggcgtccacaggtttttctcaaaacccacctctgtctaccaacttttattctcAACTGCATATACaattccaaccccagtggaaagttgtgaGGTTTAGCAAACGAGAGAAAGAGAAGAGGTGTCTCTTTTAaggcacattttcatcttgacgGGAGCGGAGGAAtttccgagatggaatcaacaaaaagaaaatgaaaaactttgaaaactaaCATCGCTTATTTCGATACGGGTTTGTCATCGAAGCCAGACTTAGGCGACAAGTCGTGAGCtaaaggtgcatcaatgagcccCGTATCAAGacttaattcggcaacattagcctgacaCGTGCACAAGCCCCACCGAAGAGAAGGATAATATCACCAAGCATATGTTCTTCGATATTAAAACCATCTTGGgatattttaatgccaagctacgaagggaagacatctttggtaaaATAATAGGAAAAACAGCGTGGAAGGCTCAACAGTTTCAGGATCATCGATTTTGGTACGTAGCGAAACATCGTGgtatgaacgcagaaaacagcaCCAAGAACATCAATCGAAGAAATACTCTTGCTGTTTTTTTGgcctaagaaagcaattgattaTCCGTTTCTCGAGCAactaaagtgtcgctatataagaccctaatcatcccagtcctgctatacggtgatGCAGAGGCaaggactatgacaaaagcgggtgAAATCACATTGGGTCGTTCTATCGAAggtgaatggaggagaagattaaACGAGGAGCTGAAAGTCCAAtgactgagatggctgggttacATAAAGTGCATGTAAATTAATGCTCCGGTATTCGAATCCACTCTCATAGGATAGGAGTAGAGGATCAAGTAGCGCGCGCAAGTTGAAAGTGACCCCACCCAACTTGCGGTGcacaactggagacatctagctagggaccgagttagatggaggaatttgttgggtgaggccctggttttattaatttagtgAAATCCCAACTTTTAAAATCCGATAGTCtcacacggtttttgattcctcaTTGGACAATGATGTCAAGGTCATCCGAAGAACAAAGATgagaatcttaaaaataaaattaaaagcagAGGGAACTGTCATTAGCAAAACAATGTAGTGGGTTTgaagttttagacaaaagataatttatgaatataaggaggagagttggagacaaaacgaagccctgGATGGCGCAcacaagcatttattttgtggattttagaTTTGAATCTGTACTGCAaggaaattggctttatcaatcgatccCAACTTTAAAAATCCGATTGTCTCTTTAAAGTCTAACCTGTCATATTTTGTAAAGGCCCTttccttttacttttcaaaacgcaatttctatacaaaacaaagttaaattaaatccaAACGCTTACACAAAACAAGACTAATTCAAATCCTAAATCATTTCGTGTTGGTGCTGTTAATccaataacaacattttaagcATTATTAACTAAAGCAATTGACAATTTATAACCATGTACATTATAGGAATATTTGTACCTTACCTGCCTACACATTTGCTGGAATTGGTTACCATTGAATTCCTGATGATGGTTTATCTCCGTCTAAAGGCATCATCTAAATGGTATAGTTATGCGTACAATTTGCTTCTATAATTCAAAGAGATGTCATATATAATATGAAGTTAATTACCCTATAGTATAACTAGGTTATAGTTGAAGCCTTAAATTTGCTTAGATAATAAAGTGGATCTATGTAACTTAGCCCCATATGGATATGAGTTGAGCATTGAGCATGACACATTATGGGTAAGATTTTGATGCAGATAttgtaattgaatttaattgcaATATAGGTAACTTTTCTCAAAACAAGATTAATGGATCAATTTTGTCCCATTAAGGGGAGTGGTACACCTTTAATAAAATAGGCAGGAGTAGGAGAGTATGATATAAAGTTTCAAggtgtattattatttaaacaatattgacCTTGAATTATATGGTAAGCTCTAATGCTAATATATTGAATGCGGGACCTGACTAGTGTGTGATGtaacttttatttatgtaaacttCAAATTGCCGTTaggctttaaattgaaaataactatTTGGTCAGCATCAGTAATCATACCTGACAAgacatcaaaataaatattgacatGTTTTGCTGTTGGCAGCAGCTGTCAAGTGCACAACAAGAATTTCTTGAATCGAATTACAACTTATTTCAAGGATAATATTCAAAATCGTGGTTGGTAAATATCCAAATTAAGCAATCTTAGAGATAACAGATGATTGCAATGATTTTGTATATGGATTTAGCAGAAAGATGAGGTTCCAAATAGAGTTCTGGTAACAGTGGTGTCGCGATTTTTCTGTTATCCTAAACTCAAGTGCGTATAATCGATTAATCACAATATTTCTTTCCCAGTGCATATGACATACATATATGATACATCAAATGTGTCAGTTTATGTCAAATTAGTCAGTTAAATACTTGATTAATGAACGAGTTTTTCTGCTCTTGACGAAACGAGCACATCAGTGACAATGTTCATTGCCGTTGATCTCGGACCTCTGAAAATTCCGTgagattttgtttcttttgcaaAAGTGTGTCATTCGCATGATGCGCGTAAGGTTTTCAATGCAATGGTTTGGtactcaaaataaatatatgtgtATAGTGTATAAATAATTGGTTATGGGCAGGTACATCTTTGCTTCCATCATCAAGCAATCAACACAATCATCAATGTGAGGAGTTAAGCCTAATGCCTTatctttgaattatttttgttgtttgtttttaatactcgtataataaatatttaatgaattaaaaatgaatggCAGACAGAAGACGAGAGTTGGTGTTCCCTCACCAAAGATCGCTGATGGAGAGAAGCCAAAAAGGCGTATTCTATAAATGGTGATCATTAATCATTTCCAAACATGGTGCTACCGATCgatattttataggaagttGACTGATTAATTCTGACAGAAaactttgttgttattattgttattacggtttatgttttttttatttaatgtggattattttaaaatgtatttgtttaaattaaataacaccCTGGGTTGATTTAGAGAAAAAAGTAGGTGacttttgccatttttttttaattagttataGTTACACTGTTTGCAAATTTGTATAGTGCTGTAAAGAGGTGTATATATCTACCTAGTCGTGCCATACATTTTGTTACGAAGCTTCAAGACCTTGTTGCTCAAGACATTAATGGAGTCAGGCGCTTTAGAAAATAGAATCGCAATTATTGTCTAACATAGATAAAAGTTAttcctgtggcatgatggtaagtgcgttggactgtcatgccagaggtcttgggttcgatccctgcttatgccatctaaagtcttttcacggtaactaccttttgcgaggaattaacaaatcctccaagagtaactcctgtcatgaaaaaatgctttctcaaattaaccgttcgaattcggcatgtaaactgtaggtcccctccattcctgacaacattactcgcacacaggaatggttgagagttttcaacggactgttgcgccacccaattaatttttttaatggtgTTTTAAAAACCACGCAATAATGTTGGGGAATCGGATTCTTTGCCTGTTTGATATATCCTTAGGATTGGTAAGTCGTCCGCAGCACTGGAACAAATATCAGTAAGACCTCTCGAAATAAAAAAGATCATATCCACAGAATTGGATACATTCACCTAATCCATTTCAGAACTGGTTAGGGATCACTTTCACATAAAGGTTTTTGAGGCTCTACAGATCAATTGTAAATATCCGACTCTAAGAAGTTATTGAGGAAAGACTCAAAGGGCTTTTACTGTAATATGCGAGAATTGAGCATGAAATAATTCTGTTTGCCGTTGAAAAAGTTTATAACAAAGAAAACGATGTAATACATGCCACATCATTTAATCATACCAAAACTGTTGTTCTAAAGCCAAACGATTGTGTAATGGTTGGATTAAAAATCTCACACCAAAGTGTCTCGCTTCGCCCTTTtaggaaacgaatatgaaaagttgtATCATAAAGATGTGGTAAAGGGTTTGCGTTTGagtttaagaaatattcaaatacaaaatagatTTGTCTCTAAAATTTCGGTGAGTCAAACAAAgccaaagcaacaaaaaaattaacttcgtagattttaaaaagcttaagATTTGTTGTCGGGAAATCCATATTTTGTATCCTTAAGTTTTCGTTTGACTTCtcacagaaatttttaatttcttaagggGATATTAAAATACCTGAATTATATCTggaaactataaaaaaatttaactttttttaaatgtattaaagtAATAGGCTGGAAAAAACGCTAAAAGAATCGTGTTACTgttgaataatttcaattttgtttattatttggcTAAAAATAATTTGGGTTTTGGTGATTTACAAGAGGTGCTTGCACTACCGTTGACGTTtacaaagttaaataaatcGTTTGGGTCATAGGGCAACTAAACAAACTTGAATTTAACATAATCGAGTACAACTTCAAATTTAACTGATACTTGTAGATAAAGGTTTTTCCaataagatgttttatttttaatagctcGCTATTTAAGCTGcaatcttttgacatttgactagTAAAATTGAGCTAATACTTTAAAGATCTGAtacaaaattcaacaacaaacaaaaatggcaCTACATGCCATAAACGCAACCCAAAAATTGATCACAAGCGGCAACAGAGATCATGTGATTAAACACCTTTAGGCATTTTTTCATTTGGGCCACCGGTAAGGTGAAGTCTCTCATAATGCTCCACAACCGATTAAAGATCATAAATATATAAGTACATATATCATAGAGGATTTCATAACAACACtgttttttcaatcattttcaTTAATGAGTCTCCCTTTTCCTGCTCTCACacttaaccaattttaaaaaataaattcacagGAAGTGATTTTTTATAGAGTAGgagaattgtatttttcttgaatataaacatataactagttgaaaaacttaactttttattatatcgAATCGAAATAGgaaatactgggaaaataatatttcagacAAAATGGTTTGAGCATTTGAAAGAACTAATCGAATGCACAAACCTTTTCAttcaataaatcattttaattttttttaatactagctttgtatatgaaaaccagaCTCTCATGGTGGAAGTCGAATAGAGCGGCATCTTCATATTTGTTGTGGCACGCAGTCGGGagacttaaaaatgttataatttgcaATAGAGAAAGACTATAGTGAATTAACGAAAGTCTGAGTGCAAAAGGAATACTAATTGTttctttgtgtttgtattttggtttagttaaatttttacatACGCAAAACGGTAGACTTTCTAAACAAAGGCGATAAGACAAAAGCAGGTGAATTGCGATTTCGTGTagttttaatatacaaaaatactagTTTTTCTTACGTTACGAGTGATCTTGATATCAGCCTATCTAGCTACGTTTTTGTAGGCGATGTAAACGCTGGTCATCTCAGCCCATATATCGTTGAAACATCATGTAGGAAAAACACTGGCAGTCGAACAGTCATGGTTTGTATCATTCTTTTTAACGTTTGGGTTTtgggttattttaaattattttaaaatgcttcGTCGACGAGATGAAAGTGTTAAATTTATCTATGGGTATATTATATGTTAGAGGAActtctatgaaaaaaaattgtgatgataagaaaaaattatatttaagctGATGTACATATTAAAATAGGTATTACACAAGTAATTAATGCTTTACGTTaatttttaagaaggttgtATGTGGATTTACGATAATTTTTATGATGGTTGGTTTTGGTATTAGACACTATTAAGTTCAGGGTGAAAAAATTGCGGGAATTGGAATACTTATATTAAATGTTCACGTCTGCCTACAGATCACTCCCAAGTAATCCACTACACTTTAATTCTAGAATAAACACAATCGAAGTACCCTaccattaaaaaaacacacactttttaacgaattaaatGCTTACCAAGAATTGGTTGGCACTaacttttcatttcaaattagGAGGAAACCAtaactcaaaaacaaatacaattttagattTACGTACTTGTAAATGTATCTCTTTGCTTCTGAATTATTTTATAGTATTGTCTTTTATCTTCTTTACACTACTGGAAATACGCGAAAACCTATCATTCGCCTTTCCATCAgattaaaaaccaatttttacagcAGAAAGCTTGAAACttatccaattttatttttttaatatacgtaCCTTTAATTCTTACATGATAAGCTGGTATGTACGGACATAAGGGCATTATTCATATTTATGGCTAAAgaaagaacaagaaaaatataGCTCTTTAACTTACTTCAAACCATTTGTTAAAGTATAAATAGAACTTACAAGTAATTCTCACAGCATCTTCCGTTATCCTTTTTCGCAACACTTTCACTCacgtaattaaattaaaataaaaaacacaatccactaaaaaatcaaatcaaaaatccaaATTAAATGCACTGAAATTTTACATCACGTGATCAGAACCTTTTGCTCTCCCAAAAACTTCTAAGAGGCGACTCGGCGTACAAAGTACTCACAAACAATTAATACTCTGGTAAAATCCTTAGGTACTACGCAACACTTTCACTCgcgaaattaaattaaattaaaaaatcactaTCCACTTAATAGAAAAGAAATCgacattcaaaaaatgttagattatttttaatgtattaaataaaaaaacactggTAAGTAATTCAAGTGTTCTAATGGCGATCAAGTCTTGAAAGAACCAGAACCAAGATCGAAATTACGGTAGTAGTAAGCCTATCTCTTTTCATTTTGTTCTGTTCTCTTTCATTTCACAAAATACCGCCATTTGCCATCTTTTGTAAGCCATCtatctacaaaaacaataactaatATTAGAAACGATTGCATTTTGTTTCTACATTACTTCTAAAAAAATCCGAATAGAACACACAGCGACTTTCATTCTGAACACACTCGCAATATGACAGCCGCTGTATAACAGTTAATAAACAGCTGTGTTGTATGTTATATGCGTGACATTTCTACTGTCAGTATAATTCTTCCGcgatttggatttaattttcGCAGCGtgattgcattttaattttatttcgcttaaaaagtttcctttttCCGCAATAAAAAATGGATCACAAAAACACCCTACGTGTCCACAATGGTGATAAGGATAACACAAATGGAGAAGAAGTCAAGACGCCGTTTCTCATAGGTGTTGCTGGTGGAACAGCAAGTGGAAAGGTAAGAATGTGATAGGAAAAAGCCTCCTTCAAAGACGACTTCAAAATACCTACCATAAAATACGTTTTTATTGCAGTCAACCGTGTGCAAGAAAATTATGGAACAACTAGGGCAAGCTGACATGGACCATGCTCAGCGTcaggtaaaaattaattattttatttatttattcttcaaTAAAGTTAACTTACAATCCTGTTTTGCAGGTGGTAACAATAAGTCAAGATTGTTTTTATCGCGAATTGACACCCGCTGAGAAAATCAAAGCCCAAAAAGGACTCTTTAATTTTGACCATCCAGATGCTTTCAATGAGAAACTAATGTTTGAGACACTCCAATCAATATTAAAGGGACTTAAAGTTGATATTCCAACTTATGATTACAAATCAAATTCTTTGTAAGTACCAAAAGCTGCCTATATTTATGACGTAATTTTTCAAGGTCAATCCTTTTTTCTTTAGGGACTTTGAAAACACAATGACTATCTATCCAGCTGATGTTGTTCTCTTTGAAGGAATActtgttttctattttccaaaaataagagAATTATTTCATATGAAGCTGTTTGTTGATACCGATTCTGATACAAGGTTGGCACGCAGAGGTTAGTCTTCTAAAAAGAGtaatgtgatttgattttattcacATGTTTTATTATGTTTAGTACCAAGAGACATAAATGAACGTGGACGTGACTTGGACCAGGTACTCACGCAGTATATGACTTTTGTTAAGCCGGCTTTTGAAGAATTCTGTTCACCAGTAAGTTAATACGAACACCACCATTAATATATTCGATATGGTTCAGGGTTAATTTTTTGCTTTCACAGACCAAAAAATTCGCAGATGTCATAATACCCCGAGGAGCTGATAATACTGGTAAGTGAATAGGAACGTATATTcccaatttaaaatcaaacgttCAAGTAGTTTGATAGCTTTTTATTtcgttattttagtttttaatcatttttcacttaaaattcatttctgatacaaacaaaaaatattaacagcTTTTTTAAAGTTACTTTTCAATTCATCATTTTTCCATCCTTgactaaaaagaaaatatgaatgCCTTTTTATGattattctaaattaaaaaagaaaaacaaaactagtctagtttatttttatgttttgtgtttttttttataaaaagctgagaaaaaaagagaaaaaccaaAGTTCCAGCCAGTTTTCTTTGCTTGTTATTGTTCTTTACAGTTGCTATTGATCTCATTGTTCATCATATTGGAGAAATACTAAGGCCTGGCGGCACACCAAATAACTCAACATCAACAACGCATTTCGTCATGAAAAGTGAACATTAggagtttagttttatttattttaagaaagcaAAACTAATTAAAAGCACCtagcatttaaaaacaaaatataataataataaacaaaataaatacaacagaTA
It encodes:
- the LOC129940937 gene encoding uridine-cytidine kinase isoform X2, which gives rise to MDHKNTLRVHNGDKDNTNGEEVKTPFLIGVAGGTASGKSTVCKKIMEQLGQADMDHAQRQVVTISQDCFYRELTPAEKIKAQKGLFNFDHPDAFNEKLMFETLQSILKGLKVDIPTYDYKSNSLDFENTMTIYPADVVLFEGILVFYFPKIRELFHMKLFVDTDSDTRLARRVPRDINERGRDLDQVLTQYMTFVKPAFEEFCSPTKKFADVIIPRGADNTVAIDLIVHHIGEILRPGGTPNNSTSTTHFVMKSEH
- the LOC129940937 gene encoding uridine-cytidine kinase isoform X1 encodes the protein MDHKNTLRVHNGDKDNTNGEEVKTPFLIGVAGGTASGKSTVCKKIMEQLGQADMDHAQRQVVTISQDCFYRELTPAEKIKAQKGLFNFDHPDAFNEKLMFETLQSILKGLKVDIPTYDYKSNSLDFENTMTIYPADVVLFEGILVFYFPKIRELFHMKLFVDTDSDTRLARRVPRDINERGRDLDQVLTQYMTFVKPAFEEFCSPTKKFADVIIPRGADNTVAIDLIVQHIRDFLNNRSKHDSTTSLAMNMNNSCLASGGGDGDAYKAIRRFSTLCTQLSMNGNLFFEQNQYLKNSSTH
- the LOC129940937 gene encoding uridine-cytidine kinase isoform X3, which gives rise to MDHKNTLRVHNGDKDNTNGEEVKTPFLIGVAGGTASGKSTVCKKIMEQLGQADMDHAQRQVVTISQDCFYRELTPAEKIKAQKGLFNFDHPDAFNEKLMFETLQSILKGLKVDIPTYDYKSNSLDFENTMTIYPADVVLFEGILVFYFPKIRELFHMKLFVDTDSDTRLARRVPRDINERGRDLDQVLTQYMTFVKPAFEEFCSPTKKFADVIIPRGADNTAEKKREKPKFQPVFFACYCSLQLLLISLFIILEKY